The following is a genomic window from Patescibacteria group bacterium.
ATGTTCAGCATAAGCAGAACAAGCAGTTCCAACAAAGCTCAAGGCCAGAGATCTATTTTCTTTGAACTGAACAAAGAAAATCAATGCATCAGCAAACTTGTCCTTGGCGATCATCACTTCAATGTAATCTTTCACCAGATAACCAACTTGTTTATTTTCACCATAATACTTCAGTAAGTGGGCAAGTTGAACTTGCGCTTTTTCAAAATCATCTTGAGCAAGATAGATTCTTGCCATCATGCAATTTGCCTGACAAGAGAAGGGATTGATTCTCAAGGCGTCTTCAGCGTATTGCCTTGCATCATCAAATCTCTTTTGCTCGAGGCAAGTCTTAGCCTGAATCAGATAGAAATCAGTATCTTCATCAGAATCGCTAAACAATGCAGTGAGTTCGCTGATTTTTGCATTTTCGCGATCAGGAAAGAATCTCATCAAATAGCTTAGCTTTGCCATCGCCTGATCTTTTTGACCAGATTTATGCAAAGCATGAATCTGAAGATTCATTGCCAAACCATTGCAAGGATCTTCTCCAAGAGCTTTTTCGCAATGAACTAATACACCAGCAAAATCATTCTGTCCTAAACAAGTCGCCGCTTTTGCACAAGAATCAGGTTCAAGTGTTGATGAATCACCAAGCAATTCAAGTAAATCACCAAGATTAAGATCTTCTGGCTCAGCCATTCTCTTCCTCCTCGTTTTTGCCTTTGACTTTCTGCTTTCTTTCTGTTATTCTGAATCTGGAAGTTATCAATTTTATCCGCGTGCAATCCGATAAATCCGCGTTATTCGAAAAGCTGATTTTAACGGATTACATGCGGATAAAACTGAAAAATTAGTTATTTTGTTAAGAGCAAGAAAAAAAGAGCACTAAACATTATATAATATAATTATTAATTTGTCAATTTAAACGTATGACACAAATAAAAATGGAAGACGTCAAAAAATTACGCGAAATGTGTGGAGCTGGTTTTATGGACTGCAAAAAAGCTCTAGATGAAGCAAACGGAAATTATAATGAAGCAGTAAAATTATTAAAGAAAAGAGGACAAGAGATCATGGCCAAAAAAGCTGGACGTGAAGCAACAGAAGGAATTATTGATTGCTATGTTCATGCTAATAAAAAAATTGGTTCAATGGTTGAAATCTTATGCGAAACAGATTTTGTCGCTAGAAATTCTGATTTTCAAGCTATGGCTCATGATATTGCAATTCAAGTTGCAGCTTCTAATCCAATTTGTGTTTCACCAAATGATGTTCCAGCAGAAAAGTTAGCTGAATTAAAAAAAGAATGGCAAGAAGAAATCAACAAAATGGGCAAGCCAAAAGAAATTGCAGATAAAATTATGGAAGGCAAAATTAAAAAATATTGTGAAGAAAACGCTTTAACAACTCAAGCCTTAGTTAAAGATCCAGAAAAAACTGTTCAAGAATTGTTGACTGAAACAACTGCAAAGTTGGGAGAAAAACTCGTGATAAAACGATTTGAACGTTTTGAAATATAAATTTAAAAATTAATAGTGTCATTCTGAGGCCTAAGCCGAAGAATCCCGTGATTGTTATCTGATTTACGGGATCCTTCACTGCGGTTCAGGATGACAGTATATTTTTCGTTATTACTTTTAAAACAAAATTATGTACAACAGAATAATGCTCAAATTATCTGGTGAATTAATGATGGGCAACAAGGATTTTGGTATTGATCAAAAAACAGTTAGTAAATATGCTTCTCAAATTGTTGAATTAGTAAAAATGGGCAAACAAGTGATTGTTGAAATTGGAGCTGGAAATATTTATCGAGGTAGAGAAGAAAAAGAAATGAAAAGAACAATTGCTGATAATTTAGGAATGTTAGGTAGTGTCATGAATGCAATAAATTTGCGAGAAGCTATTGATAAATTTGGCCATCAAGAAGCAAGAGCTTTGTCACAAATTTACATGCCATTTATTATTCAATATTACACTCCAGGAAAAGCAATTCATTATATGGATGAAAAAAAGATTGTTATTATGGGCGGAGGAACAGGAAATCAATTTTTTTCAACTGACACTGGAGCAGTACTTCATGGATTGCAAACAGGATGCGATGTTGTTTTAAAAGCAACAAATGTTGATGGTGTTTATAATTCTGATCCAAATGAAAATAAAGATGCAAAAAAATACGATACTCTTTCTTATGATGAAGTTTTGTCTAAAAAATTAGCAGTCATGGATCAAACAGCTTTTGCACTCGCTCGTGATAATGGATTGACAATCGTTGTTTTTAATGTTACAAAAGAAGGTAACTTGAAGAAAGCAGCAATGGGTGAGAAAATAGGAACGATTGTGAAGTAAATTAATATAATACGAATCTACAAATGGATGCTAATCTACGAAAATACGAATACGACAATTCGCATATTTGTAGATTAGCATAAAATTCGTAGATTCGTATTACATATATATGAAAATAATTGCAGGTATCAAATTTAATGTTTTAGACAAGATCTATAATTTTGACCAAAATAATATTATACTAAATAAGGGTGATAAGGTCATTGTTGAGACAGAACAAGGTACAGAAATTGGCACCGTTGTTTTTGCTAACAAAAATGTTGATGAAACAAAGCTTGAATTTGCTTTAAAGCCAATTTTAAGAAAAGCAACAACAACTGATACTGAAAAGCTTGATAATTATAAGATTAAGCAGGAAGAAGCTTTAAAAGTATGCAAAGAATTAGTTGGCAAACACAATTTAGATATGAAAATAGTTGCTGCTAATTATACTTTTGATGGTTCAAAAATAATTTTTTATTTTACTGCTGAAAGCAGAGTTGACTTCAGAGAATTAGTAAAAGACTTAACAAAAAAATTTCAAAAATCAATTCGCTTGCAACAAGTAGGATCCAGAGATGTTGCTGCAAAATGCGGCGGATGCGGAATGTGCGGTAAGGAATTATGTTGCACAAAATTCTTAAAAGATTTTGCTAGCATCACAACAGATATGGCACGAGAACAACAAATGGTTCAGCGAGGATCAGATAGAATTTCAGGTTGTTGCGGAAGATTATTATGTTGTTTAGCATACGAAACAGAATTATATCAAGATTTAGCTAAAGATTTTCCAACAGTTGGCAAAAGAGTTAGAACAAAACAAGGAGTTGGAACAGTTATTGGCAGAAATCTATTAACCAGAAATTTGGATATATTGCTTGATGATAAGACAAGAATATCAGTTAAGCTCCCGGAGAGATAATTTCTAATTATAAATTTCTAATTTCTATTAAATTCTTAATGAATTAATTTTCAAACCTAACGGCTAGTATAGACATTAGAAATTAATGCATTATTAATTTAATAAAAATTAGAAATTAGAAATTGAAAATTAATAACGATGTTTACATTGCAAACTTTAATTCCCGAAATAATTATTATTCTAGCCCTCGCTGGAATTATTATGATTGCTGCAAAAAAATTTCCAGAAGTAGCGAAAATTAAAGTTGAGAATAAAAATAAAGAAAAATCATTATTTCAAAAAGCGGGCAAGTCAATAATTGATTTTTCAGTAAGTGTAGCAAAAGCAGTTTTTGCTAGAATCGCTAATCTAAAAAATCTTAAAGATAAAATTAAAAAAGAAGAAAAAAAGGATGTTGATAATATCAGTAGACCAAGGCAAGAATTAAGAAAATTAATTCTCAATCGTCCAAAATCAAAACCGAAAGTTTTGCCAATTGCAAAAACGGAAACAAAATCTCCAATCAGTTTGCGTGCAAAAGCTGAGCTTTTGACTGGAAAAAAAGAATACAAAGAAGCAGAAAAAGTTTATTTAGAATTAATTAAAAAAGATCCAAGAGATATAGTTGCATATAAAGGTTTAGGAAAAATATATTTTATTCAACAGATTTTAAGCGATGCGCAATCAGCTTATGAGCAAGCCGTAAAATTAAATCCAGATGATTTGGAATCTCAGACTGAAATTTACAAAATCAGAAATTTAAAAAAGGATTTGTCAATTAGAGGAAGGAAATAAAATTTCATTCTGTCATCGCTGGTTAAATTTGTTGGTGTCAACAAATTTAACCAGCGAAGGATCCCATGATTTATTGCTGATTAATGGAATAATTGCGTAAACTTTTAACGGGCCGTTGTAGCTCAGTCGGCAGACCTGCCCGCCATCGCCCGAGCCATTGTAGCTCAGTTGGTAGAGCAATTCCATGGTAAGGAGTAGGTCACCGGTTCAATTCCGGTCAATGGCTCAGGCGAGGGCAGGCGGGGTAATTCCATGGTAAGGAGTAGGTCGGCGGTTCGATTCCGCCCAACGGCTTTGCCCACCGAAGTTTTGCAAAGCAAAACGAAGGAGGGCTTTGTCTTGATATTTTTTTAAAAAAAGATTAAAATATTAACAATTGGGTAGGTACCAAAGCGGTCAAATGGATCAGGCTGTAAACCTGATGCCCTCGGGCTTCGCAGGTTCGAACCCTGCCCTACCCAAACGTGAATTTAAATCGCCCTCTTAGTTCAGTGGCAGA
Proteins encoded in this region:
- the tsf gene encoding elongation factor Ts (EF-Ts; functions during elongation stage of protein translation; forms a dimer; associates with EF-Tu-GDP complex and promotes exchange of GDP to GTP resulting in regeneration of the active form of EF-Tu); translated protein: MTQIKMEDVKKLREMCGAGFMDCKKALDEANGNYNEAVKLLKKRGQEIMAKKAGREATEGIIDCYVHANKKIGSMVEILCETDFVARNSDFQAMAHDIAIQVAASNPICVSPNDVPAEKLAELKKEWQEEINKMGKPKEIADKIMEGKIKKYCEENALTTQALVKDPEKTVQELLTETTAKLGEKLVIKRFERFEI
- the pyrH gene encoding UMP kinase, coding for MYNRIMLKLSGELMMGNKDFGIDQKTVSKYASQIVELVKMGKQVIVEIGAGNIYRGREEKEMKRTIADNLGMLGSVMNAINLREAIDKFGHQEARALSQIYMPFIIQYYTPGKAIHYMDEKKIVIMGGGTGNQFFSTDTGAVLHGLQTGCDVVLKATNVDGVYNSDPNENKDAKKYDTLSYDEVLSKKLAVMDQTAFALARDNGLTIVVFNVTKEGNLKKAAMGEKIGTIVK
- the ricT gene encoding regulatory iron-sulfur-containing complex subunit RicT, with translation MKIIAGIKFNVLDKIYNFDQNNIILNKGDKVIVETEQGTEIGTVVFANKNVDETKLEFALKPILRKATTTDTEKLDNYKIKQEEALKVCKELVGKHNLDMKIVAANYTFDGSKIIFYFTAESRVDFRELVKDLTKKFQKSIRLQQVGSRDVAAKCGGCGMCGKELCCTKFLKDFASITTDMAREQQMVQRGSDRISGCCGRLLCCLAYETELYQDLAKDFPTVGKRVRTKQGVGTVIGRNLLTRNLDILLDDKTRISVKLPER